A single region of the Saprospiraceae bacterium genome encodes:
- a CDS encoding DUF5777 family beta-barrel protein has product MKKGLLPLLGILLLCFYQLGAQEDDLLSLLEEEEETVSYVGASFKTNRVINLHSLENTAAGVLDIKISHRFGTLNGGFYELFGLDQASIRIGGDYGITNRLMIGFGRSSYEKTLDGFFKYKLLRQSTGLRKMPISAALFASTAIQTLKWQNTDRENLFSSRLFYTFQLIVGSKISEQLTLQLSPTLVHRNLVDVNEVKNDVMALGAAGRIKLSKRLTLNAEYIYVLPDQLAPGFKNSLSIGFDIETGGHVFQLHFTNSTSMIAKGYIAETVGDWGDGGIHFGFNVSRVFTVVKPKSK; this is encoded by the coding sequence ATGAAAAAAGGACTGCTCCCTTTATTGGGAATTCTACTACTGTGTTTTTATCAACTTGGCGCCCAGGAAGATGATTTGCTTTCCCTACTGGAAGAAGAGGAAGAAACAGTGTCGTATGTTGGTGCTAGCTTTAAAACCAATAGGGTCATCAATCTTCACTCCCTGGAAAATACAGCAGCAGGTGTTCTCGATATTAAAATATCACATCGATTTGGTACGCTGAATGGTGGGTTTTATGAATTGTTTGGATTGGATCAGGCCTCCATAAGAATTGGCGGAGATTATGGCATCACCAACCGCTTGATGATTGGTTTTGGACGCAGTAGTTATGAAAAAACCCTGGACGGTTTTTTTAAATACAAGTTGCTCCGCCAAAGCACTGGCCTACGAAAGATGCCCATTTCAGCAGCATTATTTGCCAGCACAGCCATTCAGACCTTAAAATGGCAAAATACGGATCGAGAAAATTTATTCTCCTCAAGACTTTTTTATACGTTCCAACTCATTGTTGGTAGCAAAATAAGTGAGCAGCTGACGCTGCAACTCTCTCCCACCCTCGTTCACCGCAATTTGGTGGACGTCAATGAAGTGAAAAACGATGTCATGGCCTTAGGTGCAGCCGGCAGGATAAAACTAAGTAAGCGTTTGACACTAAATGCTGAATACATTTATGTTTTACCCGATCAACTAGCACCTGGCTTTAAAAACTCACTTTCAATTGGGTTTGATATCGAAACTGGCGGGCACGTTTTTCAACTTCATTTTACCAATTCTACATCTATGATCGCTAAAGGATATATCGCTGAAACTGTTGGTGACTGGGGGGACGGCGGCATCCATTTTGGATTCAATGTCTCCCGAGTTTTTACCGTAGTGAAGCCAAAGAGTAAGTAG